The Scomber scombrus chromosome 19, fScoSco1.1, whole genome shotgun sequence DNA window CAGGACTCCCAGGTTCGATAGTTAATCAGCATTAGTATGTGATGGTGCCAGAACTGTGATGTGGCTTTACCACTGAGAGCTGAGCCAAATAGTTACAACGCTTAAAATGATACTTTGCTGGATTTTATAATGCTGTGACATTCAGTGGAAATAATATTTAACGGGTTTTCAATCCCACAATAAATGTCAACAACTAACATGGCAATTAACATGGCAGTGCAGACATATTGGATATTGGTAATCAGAAGTTtctgagaaacaacaataagTTAATTAGTATTAGTCATAAAACAGGAGCCAAAACCCACTTTTGGTATAATGGACTTTATTGAATCTAACCGTCCTCTTAGCTTGCTGTTAAAattctttcaaactgtaaaGCATTAAGCTCTCTACCTCCAGGATTGTCACTAGTTAACAAGCAGCAGTAGATGAAGACTTAGCGACTGACTGGTACTGTGACCTCAGTGCTGCATTGAGCTGTGCCAGTTCATTATATAACACCACCTCTGTGGAGACAGACGCTGGGTTAAACTGCTACTTTCCAAAGCTAACTGCTACCACTGCTCACAGCACTGGCTTCATTTTGTAATTAAGAGCTTAGCATTTTAGCACAGTCTGTTTTAAACCTCCAAGGCAGCAACTTTCTGTTATTTGGGAGTTTGGTATACACTGTGTTTCTGGGATTTTCTGCACTGGGCTGTACTGTAACAGTCAATTATATGACTGCAATTGTCAGTTACAAtgaatgtttgtcttttttcattttcagatacagatgttaccatgacaacaaccATTACGTTTGCTGCCAAGCACATAATCAGAGAGACTTTTGTGCCATTGATATACTACATACAGGATGCTAAACACATGTTTGCATCGCAAAATACGCTGTAATCACCAGTATGAACACGTAGAGTAGTTGTTAAGCAATTTAGCGCTTGTCTCATTGCATTACAGTGTTTGAGTTGAGGCTTGACAACTGAAAGCcagacaaattaaaaataacttgaTGACTTGCAGTCAGTTCAATGTTGAATAGTTGTTATGATTAAATGCTGTCATGTGTACAGCCTGACCTGCACTGTTTTCATGTTCCTATGATGATATGCtttttaatttagtcatttggtttgtcttgtttatttgtattgaaTCAGTGGAGTTGCACACTGTGTGTACAAATTACTGGTAATTATCATCAAGACTCCTTCATCTTGTTCTCAGTGTAACATATGAACTTATTTTAATACCAACATGCTGTGTCTCCTACTCTATAACCCAATCTCCACTCTTACAAACTCTAACCTATTTTAATATACAATGATACATTAACATCTTCCTCCCggtttgtctttgtctcctccttAATTCCTGTTTTATAACATTTGTCCCTTTCTCAACACTTCCTTGCTCTCTCTTCATTCAGCCAATGAAGCATCATGGCCTAGCATCAGTAAGACTGTGCCCGATTGGAAGACCAACAGTCCAGAACAGGTACAGTTTCTACACTTGACATGAAGACATAATAGTTAAAACTATCAATGCAGTCATTCTCATAAATGTTTTAACCGATTATTTCTGGCAAATTATATTATAGAGACACTAAACTATGCCTCATTTTGCTGAGGGCCGCCTTGAGGCTGTCCCTGTCTCCCACTTTAAACACCAGTGCAGTAAAGGAGTGTGTGAACTTTTCAATCAAAGAAAAATCTCAGGAGGAAAATCTAGTAGTCATGCAGGTGTCACAGAGAAACCAGGGTATTCTGTCACGCTCCAGGAAAATCATTGTCAAActctctcatttcatttcaatgtctctctctcttcctctctctccctctctctctcagcagctTCCCTCTGGCTATGGCACCTACCCTAGCGCCACCCACCAGGCAGCAGGGCACCACTCTGCTACCAGCTCCCTGCCCAGATCTGCTCCCGGTACGCTGGGCTGGCCCCGATCCAATGCTGCCAATGccacctcatcctcctcttcatcatcatcctcttcacAACAAATACAGCAGCGCATCGCTATCCCTCCACATGCTATCCAAGGTAATTTTAGGATAAACACTGTTCCTTAATTGATGGGTGTTTGACCTGACACGAACCTTATAAGTGAAACACATGGGACCTAAAAATACTCAGTCAGGGCgattgtatatttttctttacttgtCTCTGGTGTTAGGCCCTGCCAACACCTCCCAGCCATCGCCACTGTCCCCACAAACTGAGCGAACAGATCCTCCTCCAGCGGTGGCTGTACGTCCCTATGTCCCGGACCATCCCTCCAGGCCTCAGTCCCCCAGGAAGGGCCCTGCGACCATGAACAGCAGTTCCATCTATAGCATGTACCTCCAGCACCCTCAGTCTAAAAACTATGGCTCTCTCAGCAACCGGACAACTGTCAAAGCAGGTATAAAATAACTAGGACCCGTGCCCACATTGTGCTGTGTAGACTAAACAtactatttttattgttgttgcaATTTCCACAATATACAAGCCATCTAAGCACTATCTGTcccatttcctttccttccacagTCTATGGGAAACCCATCCTGCCCACGTCCTCCACTTCTCCGTCCCCTGTCCCTTTCCtccagggaggaggaggaggaggaggaggagtaagagcaggaggagaggatgtTACAGATAAAGACGGAGGAAAaataggaggaggagatggCAGCGATGGGCAAGTCCTCCATCCACCCAGCGTGGATAACATCCCTCGTCCCCTGAGTCCCACTAAGCTCACCCCAGTTGGTAGGCACCAGAGGATAAATCAATAATGTGCTATCAATGTAATTTGTTTCCACGCTAACAGATTTAGCTTTTCAAAGATCTTTGTCTTGATTTTATGTCACAGATGGCAACACTGGCTTATCAATTAGTGGAAAAATATGTTCAGAACTGTTTGTGCAATTACAAGGAACAAAAGCAACCTAACAAAGTAGCAGCGTTGACTCATGATGACCTTGCTATTTAAATATCTCTAACCAAAACGCAAAGCGATGATTCTACATGGAGGTTGTTAAACTTTAATCTACTTATAATTTACAAAGCTGATTTTCTTCATAAGCCCGTCCttagaaaatacacattttgatACTTATCTGGActatgaacatttaaataatctgGAAAAAAGCAGCAACTAATACAatctgaaataaacaaatattagaTGAAGAAATTGGTGGTTGTATTGACTCCTTGTAAGATAATCTGATTTGCCCTTCACAGCCCACTCCCAGCTACGTTACCAGAGTGACGCTGACCTTGAGGTTCTTCGCCGCCGTCTCAGCAATGCCCCAAGACCTCTGAAGAAACGGAGCTCAATCACAGAGCCTGAGGGCCCTCAGGGACCCAACATTCAAAAATTACTGTACCAGAGGTCTGTACTGCTGTACTCCACCAGATcgacaaatacattttcatgaaaCTGAATTTGAAACAGAAACCGAATTAAGGTCAACAGCTAATCTGATTGTGGTTTCTGTTGTGATCTGCAGATTCAACACGTTGGCGGGAGGCATGGAAGTCAGCTCAGGTAAGACGCTGCCATACGATGATGATGTGGCTCTGTATGCTGTGTATTTCCAGCTGATAATGGTTCTACCTACTTGATGCTTAACTCATCTGTTTCACTCTTTATTCCAGGCAACACTTTCTACCAGCCTGACTGCATTTTGGGCGACGTGGACAACATCCATTCAGCCAATGGGAATGTAGAACCTGGTGACAAGCATGTCACTTTGGCAGCAGTGGAGGGCGAAGTTAAAAATCTGAACTCAGAATCCCGCCGCTTGTCCCCTCCTTCTGTCGCTGTAGAAACACCCAAAGAGACAACACCAGCAGTAGAAACTACCAATAAAGTGTCACCAACGCCAAAACCTAGCCCACCCCCCGTACCTGATAGGCCGGAGGACCGGAATAATAACAACCAGACAGGTTGTAGTCCTGCCCACAACAATATAACCCGCGCCTCCCCTGCTCCTTCACCACCTGCCCCACCTACACTGCCAAAGGTATGCATAGATTATAGTTACACCTGATACTGGttatacacataaacataactAGGACCTATGTTTGCTAACATTGAAGCTTTACAATACTTTTTACTCACAGAACTGATAAACACCCCTCTCACTTATTTCTCATCTTTTATAGCATTACGTTGTGCTGtattctttttctctgcctctgaatattttctgctttcctaAACAAACTAATTGTTCTTTGTAAAAGTTAATGTGCCAGATTAAGCAGTAAATGCTTATTGAGCTATTCTTTTTCTGCACTATCAACACattcctgtgtatgtgtgtttctctctatctctgctGCAGACTAAGCGAACCAACCTGAAGAAGCCGTCATCAGAGCGTACCGGCCATGGTCTGAGAGTCAAGTTTAACCCTCTAGCTCTGCTGCTGGACTCATCATTAGAGGGAGAGTTTGATCTGGTGCAGAGAATTATATACGAGGTAAAACACAAGATTATGTTAGGGTATTAGTATTATAAAACTTTCTCATTTTCAAGATTTTTAAAGAGATTTATCTATGAGTGGAGATTAAGTAAATTCAAGTTAAATTGTTGTCCAGTATTAATCAGTATTATTTCTCAATGGGCTTGAAAATGGACAAACaaccaggaggaggagcagtaaCACAAAATGTGGGGAGCAGAAGAGACAGCACTTTAGTGGGAGAACATTGATTGTATGTCAATTTAGAATTCATtgtcatctgcataaaaatGTATGCTGCAGCTTCAAATTAGGGCAATTTCAGTGCTATGAAAGCTCAAAAAGGCAGTAAACTGGCTAATGGTAAATGGAGATTAGAGATGGGGGATTCTGAAGCCACAGTCTTCCAGAGTGTAAACTCAGTGGGGGATTGCAAAATCATGTGAACAATAATTTCCTCTGGTCTGACGTAACTGCACAAACATTATGAATCCTCTATTGAGTGCACACATTTTGAGCTGTTACCTTAAGCTGGGCTGGGAACAGTTTGGTTGTAATACTTTCAAGACATTTCTTTgttgaatgaaaaaacacatttctttatgcAACAGAAGAATTATGCATATGCCAGCAATAATTATACACCCACGCACAGATTGCCTCAATAGATTTACCTTTAAATAGAAGAAGCATAATACCTTCATGGCAATGCTAATTATGTTCAATATCTTTGATCCTCAGCAGTACTGTCATGGGAGATGTAGTCTCAGTTGTCAGTTGTGCAAAGTTTTTGTTGAAGACACACTTTGTATCAGTGTCTTACAGCAGCATCATAGTGAAAACAAAGCCCAAACCACTCATCTATGCCCTGACATCTTTCAGCATTTAGATGGACAAAAGTGCTTACTGACTCTCCGAACTGCAAACTCTAGCTGATGCTCTCAAGGAAAGATTCAAATGCTTCATATCAACAACAAGCTCAGTTTGATGGTTTCATAACCTGCAGCACTAAGACTGCTCAACAACTTCCTAGCtgtttgaaaaatgttgcaGTATCCTGAGTGGCACTTCTATAGTTATACCCACAAGAgtataaatgttgattttagGATTTTTCCATTGTCACCAGTCATTTCAACACCTTCAAAATAGTCTAATATCTCTATATACAATCATCTTTTCTCATTATCTGTCTTTAAGGTGGAAAATCCCAGTATGCCCAATGATGAAGGAATAACTCCTCTCCATAATGCTGTCTGCGCTGGCCATCACCACATTGTGAAGTTCCTGCTGGATTTTGGAGTGAACGTAAACGCGGCAGACAGCGACGGATGGTCAGTACCTTCAATCAGTCATCCAATCATGTAACAGTCTGGACTAATAACAGATCAGTGGCTGCTGGAGGACTAGAGGGGAAATGAACAAAGTCTGTAGCGGTGATGCTGGAGATCAGCTCACAGGCAACAATGACAAGAAGATAATTACATTTCTAATTCATTTTTGACTCAGCTGCCTAAGCAGTATTAAAAGAAGAGATTAGCAAGTCTAATGAGGATCCGTTTTCAGAAGTTACTTGATTTAATTGCCGATGCATCTGACTGAATTCATGTTTAGTTAATGTCATCCTGTTTCATGATGACATTGATCGTGTTAAgcctattacatttctaatgCAGGTACAGTATTCAACATCTCTAagatcatgttttaatattctcTGTCTCTATTTCATGCTTCCGTATTTTCAGGACTCCTCTGCACTGTGCGGCTTCCTGTAACAGCGTCCACCTCTGTAAGATGCTGGTGGAGTCGGGGGCGGCCATTTTTGCCACAACAATTAGCGATGTTGAAACGGCGGCAGACAAATGTGAAGAAATGGAGGAGGGTTATACGCAGTGTTCTCAGTTCCTTTATGGTAGGTagataaaagaagaaaggaagaagagaaattGTCTAATTcatggaaaaaatgacaaatacatttttcttgtaGGATTTAAGGATAAACCAGTGAAATTTGCATGCAGACATCATGAGACACTTTTCTTTATTCTCTACCTCTCTCA harbors:
- the LOC134000956 gene encoding apoptosis-stimulating of p53 protein 1-like (The sequence of the model RefSeq protein was modified relative to this genomic sequence to represent the inferred CDS: added 96 bases not found in genome assembly); the protein is MLPVILTVYLNDTQQMLTEVPVTPATRVVDVVEYCKEAGEGECHLAEVWKGHERVLPQELLLLDLLQQWGARRPEVSFYLRHCPPWTQGSQQPLEQNWTTDATESANDRVPRVELTLSELQEMATRQQQQIEAQQQMLVAKEQRLRYLQQGGRSNQGQTQSEAEKLQRLKERVDTQESKLKKIRAMRGQVDYSKLINGNLSAEIDHVSSLFQEKQAELQSAVVRVDQLTQQLEDLRRGRLQLHTVAPHHGAHTGHHGTNTGQKGSPLSGPAALELRKLYQELQARNRHNLEQSSKLVQNKELLNKRNTQVTVMDQRIGDLRERLHKKRAELCRMNGGVLSPPQTSSHPGVGVSGRVAAVCPYIQVPAEARQETGYPLPSDPPPKPTPLSHIRSLSANEASWPSISKTVPDWKTNSPEQQLPSGYGTYPSATHQAAGHHSATSSLPRSAPGTLGWPRSNAANATSSSSSSSSSSQQIQQRIAIPPHAIQGPANTSQPSPLSPQTERTDPPPAVAVRPYVPDHPSRPQSPRKGPATMNSSSIYSMYLQHPQSKNYGSLSNRTTVKAVYGKPILPTSSTSPSPVPFLQGGGGGGGGVRAGGEDVTDKDGGKIGGGDGSDGQVLHPPSVDNIPRPLSPTKLTPVAHSQLRYQSDADLEVLRRRLSNAPRPLKKRSSITEPEGPQGPNIQKLLYQRFNTLAGGMEVSSGNTFYQPDCILGDVDNIHSANGNVEPGDKHVTLAAVEGEVKNLNSESRRLSPPSVAVETPKETTPAVETTNKVSPTPKPSPPPVPDRPEDRNNNNQTGCSPAHNNITRASPAPSPPAPPTLPKTKRTNLKKPSSERTGHGLRVKFNPLALLLDSSLEGEFDLVQRIIYEVENPSMPNDEGITPLHNAVCAGHHHIVKFLLDFGVNVNAADSDGWTPLHCAASCNSVHLCKMLVESGAAIFATTISDVETAADKCEEMEEGYTQCSQFLYGVQEKLGVMNKGLVYTLWDYSAQQADELSFSEGDALTVLRRRDDTETDWWWARLNDREGYVPRNLLGLYPRIKPRQRSLA